The proteins below come from a single Nocardiopsis gilva YIM 90087 genomic window:
- a CDS encoding MoaD/ThiS family protein, with protein sequence MSVSVRVPTILRTYTKDAAQVTAEGATLSDVLADLEANYPGIKARILDDSGKIRRFVNVYVGDEDVRFADGLATATANGVQISIIPAVAGGC encoded by the coding sequence ATGAGCGTCAGTGTTCGCGTCCCGACCATTCTCCGTACCTACACCAAGGACGCCGCCCAGGTGACGGCGGAGGGCGCCACCCTCTCCGACGTCCTGGCCGACCTGGAGGCCAACTATCCGGGCATCAAGGCGCGCATTCTCGACGACTCCGGCAAGATCCGCCGGTTCGTCAACGTGTACGTGGGCGACGAGGACGTCCGCTTCGCCGACGGACTGGCGACCGCCACCGCCAATGGGGTGCAGATCTCGATCATCCCGGCGGTCGCCGGGGGCTGCTGA
- a CDS encoding type VII secretion protein EccC, protein MSIRIVHRPARTVHPPPQQEPHEVEAPPTLPDGNAQTNPLMSILPMVGMMGSLTIMMVLRNPAFMALGAIVLVVAALAAIGMLFSRRGQAARQRRNQRELYLEYLEELREDLNRWERETRAHARQLDPPPEALYDAVHDPTRLWERRRRDRDFLRVRIGTGIMPGRLLRLAEKGTALAPTDPFMLSEARGAIRRFEKIPEMPLTVPLDMVGNISVIGEREDVLRLMRALLAQFSVFHAPEDAALAVMHPTSRAEDWDWVKWLPQALDQQRRDSGVNARLIAATPAKLGALLSDDLRARNDFAAEVRRGMGKREAYAKMRRLVVVHDTHGQVACELARPDDAVPPSDLGATVVHLVSEQVHEPGDVSIRLTVSGDQVRMEDLRVADPPVLTGTVDDVPAASLSGIARMLAPLRLSQESIEETAAEGGSVDFPTMMGVSDPGDMDVERLWAPRSERAFLRVPIGVDDLGQPVILDLKEAAQLGMGPHGLCVGATGSGKSEMLRTLVAALAAAHPPEDVSMVLMDYKGGATFAPFADLPHVAGVITNLEDDAALIERAYTSLSGEVQRRQEVLRDAGNVAGIGDYAHKRKHDPSLPPLPHLLVIIDEFGELLTARPDFIELFLSIGRIGRSIGVHLLLSSQRIEGGKLRGLDTYLSYRLGLRTFSEEESRTVLDSPDAFHLPSLPGFGYLKVDTTVYQRFKAGYVSGPYRGPVAAEEEAERKGPPPVRPYTAYTAGEAEGAQAAEASPSAADEDTVLPQRTVGPTLLDVMVGQLSRHGVPTRDVWLPPLPSATTLDAVTGPVRDDGAGMRLPVPDDLRPLQVPVGQLDDAAKQWQGLWALDLTESGGHLAIIGGPQTGKTTLLRTMALSIALTHTPSQLALYALDLVGGGLQALSGLPHVGGVAGRTDAERVRRTVEEIHGMLERREEVFRERGIDSIEQLRRMHERGEVPELPCADVVLCVDGFGAIRNDFDEINDMVSDLLQRGGGYGIHVVAAMLRWNDVRIAMQSNFGQKVELRLNDPSDSSVDRKLAETISAKAPGRALTDGKLFGQVALPRIDGEPDDRNLGEVVEKAARAISGAWRGPIAPPVRVLPHRLSARTLPGPGTEPRLVPFGVDERALEPVLLDLFDHDQNLLVMGDGECGKTNLLRLVAEGLMARYSSSELVFAVMDPRRALRDVIPEPYLGGYASNARVCAGLAGGVAKELEGRLPDETAAQQSEAGDGEISGPRIVVLVDDYDVLTTAGQKPLAAFVPFVSSGRDIGLHFVVTRRVAGAGRGLYDPLVQSMREIGTSALLMSGDRGEGQLFPRIYANRQPPGRGRWIRRGESTPRLMQTAILEEEHR, encoded by the coding sequence GTGTCGATCCGAATCGTGCATCGCCCGGCCCGGACCGTGCATCCGCCTCCTCAGCAGGAACCCCACGAGGTCGAGGCGCCGCCCACCCTTCCCGACGGCAACGCGCAGACCAACCCGCTCATGAGCATCCTGCCGATGGTCGGGATGATGGGCAGCCTGACCATCATGATGGTGCTGCGCAACCCCGCCTTCATGGCACTCGGCGCCATCGTTCTGGTCGTCGCCGCGCTCGCCGCCATCGGCATGCTCTTCTCCCGCCGCGGCCAGGCCGCCCGGCAGCGCCGCAACCAACGGGAGCTCTACCTCGAGTACCTGGAGGAACTCCGCGAGGATCTGAACCGGTGGGAACGGGAGACCCGCGCCCACGCCCGCCAGCTGGACCCGCCGCCCGAGGCGCTGTACGACGCCGTGCACGACCCGACGCGCCTGTGGGAGCGCCGCCGCAGGGACCGCGACTTCCTCCGGGTGCGCATCGGCACCGGCATCATGCCCGGGCGCCTGCTCCGGCTGGCGGAGAAGGGCACCGCGCTCGCCCCCACCGACCCCTTCATGCTCTCCGAGGCCCGAGGGGCGATCCGGCGCTTCGAGAAGATCCCGGAGATGCCGCTCACCGTGCCGCTGGACATGGTGGGCAACATCAGCGTGATCGGCGAGCGTGAGGACGTCCTGCGCCTGATGCGGGCGCTGCTCGCGCAGTTCAGCGTGTTCCACGCCCCGGAGGACGCCGCGCTGGCGGTGATGCACCCGACCTCGCGTGCCGAGGACTGGGACTGGGTGAAGTGGCTGCCCCAGGCGCTCGACCAGCAGCGGCGCGACAGCGGCGTCAACGCGCGCCTCATCGCCGCCACCCCGGCCAAGCTGGGGGCGCTGCTCTCCGACGATCTGCGCGCACGCAACGACTTCGCGGCCGAGGTGCGCCGCGGCATGGGCAAGCGCGAGGCGTATGCGAAAATGCGGCGCCTGGTGGTCGTCCACGACACCCACGGCCAGGTGGCCTGCGAGCTGGCCCGGCCGGACGACGCGGTGCCGCCGTCCGACCTCGGCGCGACCGTCGTCCACCTCGTGTCCGAGCAGGTGCACGAGCCGGGCGACGTGAGCATCCGGCTGACGGTCTCCGGGGACCAGGTGCGGATGGAAGACCTCCGTGTCGCCGACCCGCCGGTGCTCACCGGCACCGTCGACGACGTGCCCGCGGCGTCCCTCTCCGGCATCGCGCGGATGCTCGCCCCGCTCCGCCTCTCCCAGGAGTCGATCGAGGAGACCGCCGCCGAAGGCGGGAGCGTCGACTTCCCGACCATGATGGGCGTGAGCGACCCGGGCGACATGGACGTCGAGCGGCTGTGGGCGCCGCGCAGCGAACGCGCCTTCCTTCGCGTCCCGATCGGCGTCGACGACCTGGGGCAGCCGGTCATCCTCGACCTCAAGGAGGCGGCCCAACTCGGTATGGGGCCGCACGGGCTGTGCGTGGGAGCCACCGGTTCCGGCAAGAGCGAGATGCTGCGGACGCTGGTCGCCGCGCTGGCCGCGGCGCATCCCCCCGAGGACGTCAGCATGGTGCTGATGGACTACAAGGGCGGTGCCACGTTCGCGCCCTTCGCCGACCTGCCGCACGTCGCCGGGGTCATCACCAACCTGGAGGACGACGCCGCGCTGATCGAGCGCGCCTACACGAGTCTCTCGGGCGAGGTGCAGCGCCGCCAGGAGGTGCTGCGCGACGCGGGCAACGTGGCCGGGATCGGCGACTACGCCCACAAGCGCAAGCACGACCCGAGCCTGCCGCCGCTGCCGCACCTGCTGGTGATCATCGACGAGTTCGGCGAGCTGCTGACCGCCCGGCCCGACTTCATCGAGCTGTTCCTGTCCATCGGGCGGATCGGCCGGAGCATCGGCGTGCACCTGCTGCTGTCCAGCCAGCGGATCGAGGGCGGCAAGCTGCGCGGCTTGGACACCTACCTCTCCTACCGGCTGGGGCTGCGCACCTTCTCGGAGGAGGAGAGCCGGACCGTCCTCGACAGCCCTGACGCGTTCCACCTGCCCTCGCTGCCGGGCTTCGGCTACCTCAAGGTCGACACCACCGTCTACCAGCGCTTCAAGGCCGGATACGTCTCCGGCCCCTATCGGGGCCCGGTCGCCGCCGAGGAGGAGGCCGAGCGCAAGGGCCCACCGCCGGTGCGGCCCTACACCGCCTACACCGCAGGGGAGGCCGAAGGCGCGCAGGCGGCGGAGGCCTCGCCGTCGGCCGCCGACGAGGACACGGTCCTGCCCCAGCGCACCGTGGGGCCGACGCTGCTGGACGTGATGGTCGGGCAGCTGTCCCGGCACGGCGTGCCGACCCGGGACGTCTGGCTGCCGCCGCTGCCGTCGGCCACCACCCTGGACGCGGTCACCGGACCGGTGCGGGACGACGGTGCCGGGATGCGCCTGCCGGTGCCCGACGACCTGCGCCCGCTGCAGGTGCCCGTCGGGCAGCTCGACGACGCGGCCAAGCAGTGGCAGGGGCTGTGGGCGCTCGACCTCACGGAGTCGGGCGGCCACCTGGCCATCATCGGCGGGCCGCAGACCGGCAAGACCACGCTGCTGCGCACGATGGCGCTGTCCATCGCCCTGACCCACACGCCGAGCCAGCTCGCCCTCTACGCGCTCGACCTGGTGGGCGGCGGTCTGCAGGCGCTGTCCGGGCTGCCGCACGTCGGCGGCGTCGCCGGACGGACCGACGCCGAGCGGGTGCGGCGCACCGTGGAGGAGATCCACGGCATGCTGGAGCGCCGCGAGGAGGTCTTCCGGGAGCGCGGCATCGACTCCATCGAGCAGCTGCGGCGGATGCACGAGCGTGGCGAGGTGCCCGAGCTGCCGTGCGCCGACGTCGTGCTGTGCGTCGACGGTTTCGGTGCGATCCGCAACGACTTCGACGAGATCAACGACATGGTCTCCGACCTCCTGCAGCGCGGCGGCGGGTACGGCATCCACGTCGTGGCGGCGATGCTGCGGTGGAACGACGTGCGCATCGCCATGCAGTCGAACTTCGGGCAGAAGGTGGAGCTGCGGCTCAACGACCCGTCGGACTCCTCGGTGGACCGCAAACTGGCCGAGACGATCAGCGCGAAGGCGCCAGGGCGGGCGCTGACCGACGGCAAGCTCTTCGGTCAGGTCGCGCTCCCCCGCATCGACGGCGAACCGGACGACCGGAATCTGGGCGAGGTCGTGGAGAAGGCGGCGCGGGCGATCAGCGGAGCGTGGCGCGGGCCGATCGCCCCGCCGGTCCGGGTGCTGCCGCACCGCCTATCGGCGCGCACCCTGCCGGGTCCGGGCACGGAACCCCGCCTGGTCCCGTTCGGCGTCGACGAGCGGGCGCTGGAGCCGGTCCTCCTCGACCTGTTCGACCACGACCAGAACCTGCTGGTCATGGGTGATGGGGAGTGCGGCAAGACCAACCTCCTGCGCCTGGTCGCGGAGGGGCTGATGGCCCGCTACAGCTCCTCGGAGCTGGTATTCGCGGTGATGGACCCGCGGCGGGCGCTGCGCGACGTGATCCCCGAGCCCTACCTCGGCGGTTATGCCAGCAATGCGCGGGTGTGCGCGGGACTGGCCGGCGGCGTGGCCAAGGAGCTGGAGGGGCGGCTGCCCGACGAGACCGCGGCACAGCAGTCGGAGGCGGGAGACGGGGAGATCTCCGGGCCGCGGATCGTGGTCCTGGTCGACGACTATGACGTGCTGACGACGGCCGGGCAGAAGCCGCTGGCCGCCTTCGTCCCGTTCGTGTCGAGCGGGCGGGACATCGGGCTGCACTTCGTCGTGACCCGCCGCGTGGCGGGGGCCG
- the thrC gene encoding threonine synthase has translation MAIAATESEAAATARSFGPAAALSCRECGERYDLGPRFACEFCFGPLEIAYDFGAVTRASIERGPKNIWRYAGLLPVPANVASLPNMNPGLTPLVRADRLAAELGLESLHVKDDSANPTHSFKDRVVAMAVEAARAFGFHTLSCSSTGNLAGAVGAAAARAGFSSCVFIPAGLEEGKVVMAAVYGGKVVAIDGNYDDVNRFCSELIGDAAGEDWGFVNVNLRPYYAEGSKTLAYEIAEQLGWRLPEQIVIPIASGSQLTKIDKGFRELIALGLVEDRPYKVFGAQATGCSPVAQAWEQGHDVIQPVKPDTIAKSLAIGNPADGPYVLDICKRTGGAVVHVSDAEVVDSIKLLARTEGIFAETAGGVTTGVLRKLVAEGVLDPGAETVVLNTGDGLKTLNAVDSGVTATIKPSLDAFKDAGLL, from the coding sequence ATGGCGATTGCCGCCACTGAATCCGAAGCCGCCGCCACCGCTCGCTCCTTCGGCCCCGCCGCCGCACTGTCCTGCCGGGAGTGTGGAGAGCGCTACGACCTCGGCCCGCGCTTCGCCTGTGAATTCTGTTTCGGTCCGCTGGAGATCGCCTACGACTTCGGCGCCGTCACCCGCGCGTCCATCGAGCGCGGACCCAAGAACATCTGGCGCTACGCCGGACTGCTGCCGGTCCCGGCCAACGTCGCCTCGCTGCCCAACATGAACCCCGGCCTGACGCCGCTGGTCCGCGCCGACCGGCTGGCCGCCGAGCTGGGACTGGAGTCCCTGCACGTCAAGGACGACTCCGCCAACCCCACGCACTCCTTCAAGGACCGCGTGGTGGCCATGGCCGTGGAGGCGGCGCGCGCGTTCGGCTTCCACACCCTGTCCTGCTCCTCCACCGGCAACCTGGCCGGGGCCGTCGGCGCCGCCGCGGCCCGCGCCGGATTCTCCTCCTGCGTGTTCATCCCCGCGGGCCTGGAGGAGGGCAAGGTGGTCATGGCCGCCGTCTACGGCGGCAAGGTCGTGGCCATCGACGGCAACTACGACGACGTCAACCGCTTCTGCTCGGAGCTCATCGGTGACGCCGCCGGCGAGGACTGGGGCTTCGTCAACGTCAACCTGCGCCCCTACTACGCCGAGGGCTCCAAGACGCTGGCCTACGAGATCGCCGAGCAGCTCGGCTGGCGGCTGCCGGAGCAGATCGTCATCCCGATCGCCTCGGGCTCCCAGCTCACCAAGATCGACAAGGGCTTCCGCGAGCTCATCGCGCTCGGCCTGGTCGAGGACCGGCCCTACAAGGTCTTCGGCGCGCAGGCCACCGGCTGCTCCCCGGTGGCCCAGGCCTGGGAGCAGGGCCACGACGTCATCCAGCCGGTCAAGCCCGACACCATCGCCAAGTCGCTGGCGATCGGCAACCCGGCCGACGGCCCCTATGTGCTCGACATCTGCAAGCGCACCGGCGGCGCCGTGGTGCACGTGAGCGACGCCGAGGTCGTCGACTCCATCAAGCTGCTGGCCCGCACCGAGGGCATCTTCGCCGAGACCGCCGGGGGCGTGACCACCGGTGTGCTGCGCAAGCTGGTGGCCGAGGGCGTGCTCGACCCCGGGGCCGAGACCGTTGTGCTGAACACCGGTGACGGCCTCAAGACACTGAACGCCGTGGACTCCGGCGTCACCGCGACCATCAAGCCGTCCCTGGACGCGTTCAAGGACGCCGGGCTGCTCTGA
- the otsB gene encoding trehalose-phosphatase, with the protein MTTVPRPRSIEGSAALDRLLAEPSRAVLAFDFDGTLAPIVPDPRDARAYPGATAELARLSSLVASVVIITGRPAGLAVEYGGLDSIEGVVVLGQYGRERWEAGRLDAPEPPAGVQLVREELPGLLRRYDAPEGTWIEDKGHALAVHTRRTPDPDAALSLLRHPLAALAERADLAVEPGRMVIELRPSGMDKGAALTRFTTERGATSLLFAGDDLGDLAAFDAVERLREKGVAGLTVCSGSDEVTALAERADLIVDGPPGIADLLGSLRAALESAAPRD; encoded by the coding sequence ATGACGACCGTGCCACGCCCCCGCAGCATCGAGGGCTCCGCCGCGCTGGACCGGCTGCTCGCCGAACCGTCTCGTGCGGTTCTCGCCTTCGACTTCGATGGCACGCTCGCCCCCATCGTCCCCGACCCGCGCGACGCCCGCGCGTACCCCGGCGCCACCGCCGAACTGGCGCGGCTGTCCTCCCTGGTCGCGTCGGTCGTCATCATCACCGGCCGCCCGGCCGGGCTGGCGGTGGAGTACGGGGGTCTCGACAGCATCGAGGGGGTCGTCGTCCTCGGCCAGTACGGCCGCGAACGCTGGGAGGCCGGACGCCTCGACGCGCCCGAGCCGCCCGCGGGGGTACAGCTCGTCCGGGAGGAACTTCCGGGCCTGCTGCGGCGGTACGACGCCCCGGAAGGCACCTGGATCGAGGACAAGGGCCACGCCCTGGCGGTCCACACGCGTCGCACACCCGACCCCGACGCAGCCCTGTCCCTGCTGCGCCACCCCCTCGCCGCGCTGGCCGAACGCGCCGATCTGGCCGTCGAGCCAGGCCGCATGGTCATCGAACTCCGCCCGTCCGGCATGGACAAGGGCGCGGCCCTCACCCGCTTCACCACCGAACGCGGTGCCACGTCCCTGCTGTTCGCGGGCGACGACCTCGGTGACCTCGCCGCGTTCGACGCCGTCGAGCGGCTCCGCGAGAAGGGCGTGGCCGGTCTGACCGTGTGCAGCGGCTCCGACGAGGTCACCGCCTTGGCGGAGCGCGCCGACCTGATCGTCGACGGCCCGCCGGGCATCGCCGACCTGCTCGGTTCCCTGCGCGCCGCCCTGGAGTCCGCGGCTCCACGGGACTGA
- a CDS encoding alpha,alpha-trehalose-phosphate synthase (UDP-forming): MDKAQILVASNRGPVSFSVNADGSLDYRRGGGGLVSGLSSVAADTDTLWVCAALSDTDRKAAADTPDGRLDRAGFDLGGMRVRMLDIPPDVFANAYTSVANSTLWFVQHLLYDTPNKPAFDAGFRAQWDDYRAYNSAFAEALLTGAADNARVAVQDYHLALVPRLLRGRRPDLRIAHFSHTPWAPPEYFRKLPTEIGRELLEGMLGADHLGFLSRRWADAFLRCCEAFLRADVDWAKRTVEYGGRVIDIGVHPLGADAEGLRERAAADDVAERRAALRERVGDTKLIVRVDRTELSKNIVRGLEAYRELLTTRPEWRGRVSHLAFAYPSRGDVPEYREYTESVKRVAKEINDEFGTAEWTPLILEVNDDYPRSLASYQLADVLLVNPIRDGMNLVAKEGPVLSHDGCALVLSTEAGAADELGSDAVLVNPFDVSETAEALHTALSMPEEERRSRCERLVESATAMPPQRWFAEQLRALDH; the protein is encoded by the coding sequence GTGGACAAGGCGCAGATCCTCGTCGCTTCCAACAGGGGGCCGGTGTCCTTCTCGGTCAATGCCGATGGATCCCTCGACTACCGACGCGGAGGCGGCGGTCTGGTCTCCGGACTGAGCTCCGTCGCGGCCGACACCGACACGCTGTGGGTGTGCGCGGCCCTCTCCGACACCGACCGCAAGGCCGCGGCCGACACGCCCGACGGGCGGCTGGACCGGGCCGGCTTCGACCTCGGCGGCATGCGCGTGCGCATGCTCGACATCCCGCCGGACGTCTTCGCCAACGCCTACACCTCGGTGGCCAACTCCACCCTCTGGTTCGTCCAGCACCTGCTCTACGACACCCCGAACAAGCCCGCCTTCGACGCCGGGTTCCGCGCCCAGTGGGACGACTACCGCGCCTATAACTCCGCCTTTGCCGAGGCCCTGCTCACCGGCGCCGCCGACAACGCGCGCGTGGCCGTGCAGGACTACCACCTCGCGCTGGTGCCGCGGCTCCTTCGCGGACGCCGCCCCGACCTGCGGATCGCGCACTTCTCGCACACGCCGTGGGCGCCGCCCGAGTACTTCCGGAAGCTGCCCACCGAGATCGGCCGCGAGCTGCTGGAGGGCATGCTCGGCGCCGACCACCTCGGTTTCCTCAGCCGCCGCTGGGCCGACGCCTTCCTGCGCTGCTGCGAGGCGTTCCTGCGCGCCGACGTCGACTGGGCCAAGCGCACCGTCGAGTACGGCGGCCGCGTGATCGACATCGGCGTGCACCCCCTCGGCGCGGACGCCGAGGGCCTGCGCGAGCGCGCCGCGGCCGACGACGTGGCCGAGCGCCGCGCGGCGCTGCGCGAACGCGTCGGCGACACGAAGCTCATCGTGCGCGTGGACCGCACCGAGCTGTCCAAGAACATCGTCCGCGGCCTGGAGGCCTACCGCGAGCTGCTGACCACCCGCCCGGAGTGGCGCGGGCGGGTCAGCCACCTCGCCTTCGCCTACCCGAGCCGGGGCGACGTACCGGAGTACCGGGAGTACACCGAGTCGGTGAAGCGCGTCGCCAAGGAGATCAACGACGAGTTCGGCACCGCCGAGTGGACTCCGCTGATCCTGGAGGTCAACGACGACTACCCGCGTTCACTGGCCTCCTACCAGCTCGCCGATGTGCTGCTGGTCAACCCCATCCGCGACGGCATGAACCTCGTCGCCAAGGAGGGACCGGTGCTGTCCCACGACGGGTGCGCGCTCGTGCTGTCGACCGAGGCCGGCGCCGCCGACGAGCTGGGGAGCGACGCGGTGCTGGTGAACCCCTTCGACGTGTCCGAGACCGCCGAGGCCCTGCATACCGCGCTGTCGATGCCCGAGGAGGAGCGCCGGTCGCGCTGCGAGCGCCTGGTGGAGAGCGCGACCGCCATGCCGCCGCAGCGGTGGTTCGCCGAGCAGCTCAGGGCGCTCGACCACTGA
- a CDS encoding GrpB family protein → MSLEEAPRSPASPPLPARGEPIVETAHTSRNLLVDGRVRLDAYDPKWPYLFEREAERIREALGDRVLRLEHTGSTSVPGLVAKPCVDMLLLVADSADEDAYVPALEAAGYVLVIREPDWHEHRCFKGPDVNINLHVHTVGDPEADRILAFRDRLRATPADRAEYEGVKRRLSERTWDRIQDYADAKSEVVEAIIARAMAERGA, encoded by the coding sequence ATGTCCCTCGAAGAAGCCCCCCGTTCCCCTGCCTCGCCGCCGCTGCCCGCGCGCGGTGAACCGATCGTCGAGACCGCCCACACCTCCCGCAACCTCCTCGTCGACGGGCGGGTCCGGCTCGACGCCTACGACCCCAAGTGGCCCTACCTGTTCGAACGCGAGGCCGAGCGGATCCGCGAGGCCTTGGGCGACCGGGTGCTGCGCCTGGAGCACACCGGTTCCACGTCGGTGCCGGGGCTGGTCGCCAAGCCGTGTGTCGACATGCTGCTCCTCGTCGCCGACTCCGCGGACGAGGACGCCTACGTGCCCGCTCTGGAAGCGGCCGGGTACGTGCTGGTCATCCGGGAACCGGACTGGCACGAACACCGCTGCTTCAAAGGGCCCGACGTCAACATCAACCTGCACGTCCACACCGTGGGCGACCCCGAGGCCGACCGCATCCTGGCCTTCCGCGACCGGCTGCGCGCCACCCCCGCCGACCGCGCCGAGTACGAGGGGGTCAAGCGACGCCTCAGCGAGCGGACATGGGACCGGATCCAGGACTACGCCGACGCGAAGTCCGAGGTCGTGGAGGCGATCATCGCCCGCGCCATGGCCGAGCGCGGCGCCTGA
- a CDS encoding DUF3263 domain-containing protein has protein sequence METAASTGGPELADREQRILAFERQWWKLEGSKEQAIRDEFGFSPTRYYQLLNGLVDRPEALAFDPMTVKRLRRLRAHRRRQRTARMLGIQL, from the coding sequence ATGGAGACGGCGGCATCCACCGGTGGACCCGAACTCGCCGACCGCGAACAGCGTATTCTCGCCTTCGAACGCCAGTGGTGGAAGCTCGAAGGCTCCAAGGAACAGGCCATCCGCGATGAGTTCGGGTTTTCCCCGACCCGCTACTACCAACTCCTCAACGGTCTCGTGGATCGTCCCGAAGCACTCGCCTTCGACCCCATGACCGTGAAGCGGCTCCGCCGCCTCCGCGCCCACCGGCGGCGCCAGCGGACCGCCCGCATGCTGGGAATCCAGCTCTAG
- a CDS encoding S8 family serine peptidase: MAELPPLVRTAEAARAIHDMSQGDILMRPMRPNTVGTPAALGVCGAILTAHLAAAAPVAADTVADLRPEQWGLEAIGASKAWDQNRGSGVLIGVLGTGVDSEHPDFRDSVTVGTDFTVKKGGESAEADAAFGASGTETAGIVGARGHGQEHKGGMLGVAPESQLLSVRVQKESAEDADGAASAQGDGDVDPATALEKGIRYAVGEGAQVITLPEGMGEAAGDADVREAIDHAVRTGSLVVVPADAGYPADSEGVLAVGAADRQLRPMGGANAPAGVPAAEPTESPSAGLIAPGDQVETITVETGYTKVSGDDAAAAFAAGTAALVRAEHPQLLPDQVAEALVEGAESGGVLNAPGALSASAGAAEDIPLYDEDLADEAGDGLPVPGWTLWAGTAVLLLSLLVVGVVLLRRSMANPYGLRPDPDAKAAAEQWSRQQALEVEAEAAAAPGRRRRGRRKR, translated from the coding sequence ATGGCAGAATTGCCACCGCTCGTCCGCACAGCGGAGGCCGCGCGCGCGATCCACGACATGTCACAGGGGGACATTCTCATGCGCCCGATGCGCCCGAACACCGTCGGCACACCCGCTGCGCTGGGAGTGTGCGGGGCGATTCTCACCGCTCACCTGGCCGCCGCGGCTCCCGTCGCTGCTGACACGGTGGCCGACCTCCGCCCCGAGCAGTGGGGGCTGGAGGCCATCGGCGCGTCGAAGGCCTGGGACCAGAACCGGGGCAGCGGTGTCCTCATCGGGGTGCTGGGAACCGGCGTCGACAGCGAGCACCCGGACTTCCGCGACAGCGTCACCGTCGGCACCGACTTCACCGTCAAGAAGGGCGGCGAGAGCGCGGAGGCCGACGCAGCCTTCGGCGCGTCGGGCACCGAGACGGCCGGGATCGTCGGCGCGCGCGGGCACGGCCAGGAGCACAAGGGCGGAATGCTGGGCGTCGCGCCGGAGTCGCAGCTGCTGTCGGTGCGCGTGCAGAAGGAGAGCGCGGAGGACGCCGACGGCGCCGCTTCGGCGCAGGGGGACGGCGACGTCGATCCGGCCACGGCCCTGGAGAAGGGCATCCGCTACGCGGTCGGTGAGGGCGCGCAGGTTATCACCCTCCCCGAGGGCATGGGCGAGGCCGCGGGCGACGCCGACGTGCGGGAGGCCATCGACCACGCGGTCCGCACCGGCTCGCTCGTGGTCGTGCCCGCTGACGCGGGCTACCCCGCGGACTCCGAGGGCGTACTCGCGGTCGGGGCCGCCGACCGGCAGCTGCGGCCGATGGGCGGCGCGAACGCCCCGGCCGGTGTTCCGGCCGCCGAGCCCACCGAGAGCCCGTCGGCCGGGCTGATCGCTCCGGGCGACCAGGTGGAGACCATCACCGTCGAGACCGGCTACACCAAGGTCAGCGGCGACGATGCGGCCGCCGCGTTCGCCGCGGGGACGGCCGCGCTGGTCCGCGCCGAGCACCCCCAGCTCCTCCCCGACCAGGTCGCCGAAGCACTGGTCGAGGGCGCTGAGTCCGGCGGCGTGCTGAACGCGCCGGGCGCCCTGTCCGCGTCGGCCGGGGCGGCCGAGGACATCCCGCTCTACGACGAGGACCTCGCCGACGAGGCCGGGGACGGACTTCCGGTGCCGGGGTGGACGCTGTGGGCCGGGACCGCGGTCCTGCTGCTGAGCCTGCTGGTCGTCGGGGTGGTGCTGCTGCGCCGCTCCATGGCCAATCCCTACGGGCTGCGGCCCGACCCGGACGCCAAGGCGGCGGCCGAGCAGTGGAGCCGGCAGCAGGCGCTGGAGGTCGAGGCCGAAGCGGCGGCGGCTCCCGGGCGCCGCCGCCGTGGTCGCCGCAAGCGCTGA